A single genomic interval of Antarcticibacterium arcticum harbors:
- a CDS encoding S41 family peptidase yields MKKRFRIFLIGFLIIGCKGDLSNEKKPQEKLTEHQEKVSNLKAFAKAYGYVKYFHPSDEAAKIDWNSFAAYGAGEILKCNNTEEVIATLNDLFKPVAPGVVFSNTKQAYDMAMITPDALDDYNPTYWQHKGVSLGMNNQGGVYNSVRVNRYTEIDESGSFGSLALFLDPEKYLGKEIKYTGWAKLKEGSKGTGHLWLRVDKAVKTMGFFENMDANPIKSNEWAQYEIEGTIDGLASGLVLGSFMKGKGTLFIDDVHLYYKENNEWVEIPIMNNDFEANTIGVKNEQSDWRGNSNGYSYSVSTSERKEGKQSAVIAYEGKIRKVKGTKLFDYFPKFGELIEKEIGDGIFAQIPLNLYGNAEITYPESTGFDSLQEKLNSVNESLDNQSVFLGNVINTYNVFQHFYPYFDEVDVDWEKELTTALHRSFNDQTEYDHLVTLQKFTAPLKDGHIHVNGPETREYIPPINWEWIEGKLVVTRVKDESSGIQVGDIVTKVNNQLPESYFKEINSRISAGTKGWLNYRAQHKSLLGEKGEQMVLEIKNKNITLNREHKYEYGYNDVAMQENDYKLLDENIYYLNLSKIEMDTITSLLPQLQQAKGIICDLRGYPNGNHGFISHLLKEKDDSKQWMRVPKTVYPDQEKSTGFEYFGWELQPRKPYLGDKKVVFIIDGRAISYAESYMSFIEGYELATIVGQPTAGTNGNINPFTLLGNFSISWTGMKVVKHDGSQLHAIGVLPDIYVNKSIVGFKEGRDEFLEKAMEVILN; encoded by the coding sequence ATGAAAAAAAGATTCAGAATATTTTTAATAGGATTTCTAATAATTGGGTGTAAAGGAGATCTATCAAACGAGAAAAAGCCTCAGGAAAAACTGACCGAGCACCAAGAAAAGGTGAGCAATTTAAAAGCTTTTGCTAAAGCTTATGGTTATGTAAAATACTTTCATCCCAGTGATGAAGCCGCGAAAATAGATTGGAACAGTTTTGCAGCTTATGGAGCAGGCGAAATTTTAAAATGTAATAATACAGAGGAGGTAATTGCTACATTAAATGACTTGTTTAAACCTGTCGCGCCAGGAGTGGTATTCTCTAATACAAAGCAGGCTTATGATATGGCTATGATCACACCAGACGCTTTGGATGATTATAACCCAACCTACTGGCAACACAAAGGTGTATCACTGGGCATGAATAATCAGGGTGGTGTTTATAATAGTGTTAGAGTTAACAGATATACTGAAATTGATGAGTCAGGTAGTTTTGGTAGCCTCGCGTTATTTCTGGATCCTGAAAAATATTTAGGAAAGGAAATAAAATATACGGGTTGGGCAAAACTTAAAGAAGGCTCAAAAGGTACGGGGCATTTATGGTTAAGAGTTGATAAGGCTGTAAAGACGATGGGCTTTTTTGAGAATATGGATGCTAACCCTATTAAAAGTAATGAATGGGCCCAATATGAAATTGAGGGGACAATAGATGGTCTGGCATCAGGGCTGGTCCTGGGAAGTTTTATGAAAGGTAAAGGAACTTTGTTTATCGATGATGTCCATTTGTATTACAAAGAGAACAACGAATGGGTAGAAATACCAATAATGAACAATGATTTTGAAGCTAATACAATTGGGGTCAAAAATGAACAATCAGATTGGAGAGGGAACAGTAATGGCTATTCATATTCGGTTTCAACCAGCGAAAGAAAAGAAGGCAAACAAAGTGCGGTTATTGCTTATGAAGGAAAGATCAGGAAAGTAAAAGGAACGAAACTTTTTGACTACTTTCCAAAATTCGGGGAGCTCATAGAAAAAGAAATTGGTGACGGCATTTTTGCTCAGATACCTTTAAACCTGTATGGTAATGCTGAAATTACATACCCTGAAAGCACAGGCTTTGACTCTTTACAGGAGAAGTTGAACAGTGTAAATGAAAGTCTGGACAATCAATCGGTTTTCTTAGGAAATGTCATAAACACATACAATGTGTTCCAACATTTTTACCCCTACTTTGATGAAGTGGATGTGGATTGGGAAAAAGAATTAACAACCGCTTTACATAGAAGCTTCAATGACCAAACGGAATATGATCATCTTGTCACTTTGCAAAAATTTACTGCACCTTTAAAAGATGGGCATATCCATGTGAATGGTCCTGAAACCCGGGAATATATTCCACCCATTAACTGGGAGTGGATTGAAGGGAAGTTGGTTGTTACCAGGGTTAAAGATGAGAGTTCAGGAATACAAGTTGGCGATATAGTCACCAAAGTCAATAATCAATTACCAGAATCTTATTTTAAGGAAATTAATTCCAGAATTTCGGCAGGCACTAAAGGATGGTTAAATTATAGAGCGCAACACAAAAGCCTTTTGGGTGAAAAAGGCGAGCAAATGGTTTTAGAGATAAAAAATAAAAATATTACCCTGAACCGCGAACACAAATATGAATATGGTTATAATGATGTAGCCATGCAGGAAAATGATTATAAACTGCTGGATGAAAATATTTATTATCTCAACCTCAGCAAAATAGAGATGGACACCATTACTTCCCTTTTACCACAACTACAACAGGCAAAAGGAATAATTTGCGATCTAAGAGGTTACCCTAACGGAAACCATGGTTTTATCTCACATCTTTTGAAAGAAAAGGACGATTCCAAACAGTGGATGAGAGTTCCTAAAACAGTTTATCCTGATCAGGAAAAGAGTACAGGATTTGAATATTTTGGCTGGGAGCTACAACCACGGAAACCATATTTAGGAGATAAAAAAGTTGTATTTATTATTGATGGAAGGGCTATAAGCTATGCTGAAAGCTATATGAGTTTTATTGAAGGATATGAATTAGCAACTATAGTGGGTCAACCCACTGCAGGCACAAATGGGAATATAAACCCTTTTACACTTTTAGGAAATTTCAGTATTAGTTGGACCGGAATGAAGGTGGTAAAGCACGATGGTTCTCAACTTCATGCCATAGGAGTATTACCGGATATATATGTCAATAAATCTATTGTTGGCTTTAAAGAAGGACGGGACGAATTTTTAGAAAAAGCAATGGAGGTTATTTTGAATTAA
- a CDS encoding sensor histidine kinase: MRVLKTNFTYFYLNPTPTMEFKNIEQAPDLEPFFSQSQDYLCIAGFDGFFREVNPAFIKLMGFSREELFASPISHFVHPEDKKNTAETRAAILQGIPLLHFQNRYITKTGEIVWLTWTSIPVPEKELIYAISKNITHLKKLEEDRHFRIKDLTFTNSGLTKLSYTTAHDLRSPVNNLISLFNLLDLSTIEDDETLMYLELIGKAVQKLKDTLNEQVDHLKENRLLKPGLEQVNVKEILHTIIDSLRTLIENSNTRFVIDLGEVEFLEVNKYYLHSIFLNLITNSIKYSKPGIPPVISITAERKDAGTQMQFSDNGIGLDMEKNGKKLFELHQVFTDHHDSKGIGLYLVKSYMNSLGGEIKASSQSNVGTTFTLNFRH; the protein is encoded by the coding sequence ATGAGGGTACTCAAAACTAATTTTACCTATTTTTACCTGAATCCTACACCTACTATGGAATTTAAAAATATTGAGCAGGCCCCGGACCTGGAACCTTTTTTTTCACAATCTCAGGATTACCTGTGCATAGCCGGGTTTGACGGATTCTTCCGGGAGGTAAATCCCGCTTTCATTAAGTTAATGGGCTTTTCCCGGGAGGAATTATTTGCCAGTCCCATAAGCCATTTTGTTCATCCCGAAGACAAGAAGAACACTGCCGAAACCCGGGCAGCGATCCTGCAGGGAATACCTTTACTGCATTTTCAAAATCGCTATATCACCAAAACCGGCGAGATCGTGTGGCTTACCTGGACCTCCATCCCGGTACCCGAGAAAGAATTGATCTATGCCATTTCCAAGAATATTACCCATCTTAAAAAGCTGGAAGAAGATCGTCATTTTCGTATTAAGGACCTCACTTTTACAAACTCCGGACTCACAAAATTAAGTTATACTACCGCTCACGATTTGAGGTCACCGGTAAATAATTTAATCTCCCTGTTTAATTTACTCGACCTTTCCACAATAGAAGATGATGAAACCCTTATGTACCTAGAATTAATAGGGAAAGCGGTTCAAAAATTAAAGGACACTTTAAATGAGCAGGTAGACCACCTTAAGGAAAACCGGTTATTAAAACCCGGATTAGAGCAAGTAAATGTAAAGGAGATACTTCATACGATCATAGACTCCCTTCGCACTTTAATAGAGAATTCCAATACCAGATTCGTGATAGATCTTGGCGAGGTGGAATTCCTGGAGGTCAACAAATACTATCTGCACAGCATTTTTCTAAACTTAATCACCAATTCAATAAAATATTCCAAACCGGGAATACCACCGGTAATATCCATTACTGCCGAAAGAAAGGATGCTGGGACTCAAATGCAGTTTTCAGACAACGGCATAGGCCTGGATATGGAAAAAAACGGAAAAAAGTTATTTGAGCTGCACCAGGTGTTTACAGACCATCACGACAGCAAGGGGATTGGGCTGTATTTGGTAAAAAGTTATATGAATAGCCTGGGAGGTGAAATTAAGGCCAGCAGCCAGTCCAATGTGGGAACCACCTTTACCTTAAATTTTCGGCATTGA
- a CDS encoding CHRD domain-containing protein gives MKNYIFYLTAFLFIFTSCEKEEMEPELMEASLQTELVNGEKAHIKNVQSFKAHLSGDQEVPPVETNATGQTIFKLSKDGSTLSYKLIVANIENVMAAHIHVGEVGNNGPVAVTLYSGLIEGRTSGVLAEGTITSEDIPNYTLAQLVDIMLAGGTYVNVHTTQNPGGEIRGQISGN, from the coding sequence ATGAAAAATTACATTTTTTATCTCACTGCTTTTTTATTCATTTTCACATCCTGTGAAAAAGAAGAGATGGAACCGGAACTTATGGAAGCTTCCCTTCAAACTGAACTGGTAAATGGGGAAAAAGCCCATATTAAAAATGTGCAGAGCTTTAAAGCTCATCTTTCCGGAGACCAGGAAGTTCCGCCTGTAGAGACCAATGCTACGGGACAAACTATTTTCAAGCTTAGCAAAGATGGCAGCACACTTTCTTACAAATTGATTGTTGCAAATATTGAAAATGTAATGGCAGCCCATATCCATGTAGGGGAAGTTGGAAATAACGGTCCCGTAGCGGTTACTTTGTATTCCGGACTTATAGAGGGAAGAACAAGCGGTGTTCTGGCAGAAGGTACTATTACAAGTGAGGATATTCCCAATTATACCCTTGCCCAACTTGTAGACATTATGCTTGCTGGCGGCACGTATGTAAATGTGCATACCACGCAAAATCCCGGCGGAGAAATACGGGGACAAATTTCCGGCAATTGA